One Pseudomonas entomophila genomic window carries:
- the tkt gene encoding transketolase, with translation MPSRRERANAIRALSMDAVQKANSGHPGAPMGMADIAEVLWRDYLKHNPSNPSFADRDRFVLSNGHGSMLIYSLLHLTGYDVTIDDLKSFRQLHSRTPGHPEFGYTPGVETTTGPLGQGLANAVGFALAEKVLAAQFNREGHNIVDHNTYVFLGDGCMMEGISHEVASLAGTLGLNKLVAFYDDNGISIDGEVHGWFTDDTPKRFEAYNWLVIRNVNGHDAEEIKMAIETARKSDRPTLICCKTIIGFGSPNKQGKEDCHGAPLGNDEIALARKELNWNHAPFEIPADIKAEWDAKEAGAKVEAEWNKRFDAYAAAFPELASELKRRLSGELPADFSEKAAAYIAEVAAKGETIASRKASQNALNAFGPLLPEFLGGSADLAGSNLTLWKGCKGVEANDASGNYVFYGVREFGMTAIMNGVALHGGLVPYGATFLMFMEYARNAVRMSALMKQRVIHVYTHDSIGLGEDGPTHQPIEQLTSLRSTPNLDTWRPADAVESAVSWKAALERKDGPSALIFSRQNLQHQPRDAQQIADIARGGYVLKDCAGEPELILIATGSEVGLAVQAFDKLTEQGRKVRVVSMPSTSVFDAQDAAYKQSVLPLQVGARIAIEAAHADFWYKYVGLEGRVIGMTTYGESAPAAALFEEFGFTLDNILGTAEELLED, from the coding sequence ATGCCCAGCCGTCGTGAACGTGCCAACGCCATTCGTGCCCTCAGCATGGATGCCGTGCAAAAGGCCAACAGCGGCCACCCAGGTGCCCCCATGGGTATGGCGGATATCGCCGAAGTGCTTTGGCGCGACTACCTGAAGCACAACCCGAGCAACCCGAGCTTCGCCGACCGCGACCGCTTCGTGCTGTCCAACGGCCACGGCTCGATGCTGATCTATTCGCTGCTGCACCTGACCGGCTACGACGTCACCATCGATGACCTCAAGTCGTTCCGCCAGCTGCACAGCCGCACCCCGGGCCACCCGGAGTTCGGCTACACCCCAGGCGTCGAGACCACCACCGGCCCGCTGGGCCAGGGCCTGGCCAACGCCGTGGGCTTCGCCCTGGCGGAAAAAGTGCTGGCCGCCCAGTTCAACCGTGAAGGCCACAACATCGTCGACCACAACACCTATGTGTTCCTCGGCGACGGCTGCATGATGGAAGGCATCTCCCACGAAGTCGCCTCGCTGGCCGGCACCCTGGGCCTGAACAAGCTGGTCGCCTTCTACGACGACAACGGCATCTCCATCGACGGTGAAGTGCACGGCTGGTTCACCGATGACACGCCAAAGCGCTTCGAAGCCTACAACTGGCTGGTGATCCGCAACGTCAACGGCCACGACGCCGAAGAGATCAAGATGGCGATCGAGACCGCGCGCAAGAGCGACCGTCCGACCCTGATCTGCTGCAAGACCATCATCGGTTTCGGCTCCCCTAACAAGCAGGGCAAGGAAGATTGCCACGGTGCTCCACTGGGCAACGACGAAATCGCCCTGGCCCGCAAGGAACTGAACTGGAACCACGCACCGTTCGAGATCCCGGCCGACATCAAGGCCGAGTGGGATGCCAAGGAAGCAGGCGCCAAGGTCGAAGCCGAGTGGAACAAGCGTTTCGACGCCTACGCCGCCGCCTTCCCGGAACTGGCCAGCGAGCTCAAGCGTCGTCTGAGCGGCGAACTGCCGGCCGACTTCTCGGAGAAAGCCGCTGCCTACATCGCGGAAGTCGCCGCCAAGGGCGAAACCATCGCCAGCCGCAAGGCCAGCCAGAACGCCCTGAACGCCTTCGGCCCACTGCTGCCTGAGTTCCTCGGCGGCTCGGCCGACCTGGCCGGCTCCAACCTGACCCTGTGGAAAGGTTGCAAAGGCGTCGAAGCCAACGACGCCAGCGGCAACTACGTGTTCTACGGCGTGCGCGAGTTCGGCATGACCGCGATCATGAACGGTGTCGCCCTGCACGGCGGTCTGGTCCCGTACGGCGCGACCTTCCTGATGTTCATGGAGTACGCCCGCAACGCGGTACGCATGTCGGCGCTGATGAAGCAGCGCGTGATCCACGTCTACACCCACGACTCCATCGGCCTGGGCGAAGACGGCCCGACCCACCAGCCGATCGAGCAGCTGACCAGCCTGCGCAGCACACCGAACCTGGACACCTGGCGCCCGGCCGACGCGGTCGAATCCGCCGTGTCCTGGAAAGCCGCCCTGGAGCGTAAAGATGGCCCGTCGGCACTGATCTTCTCGCGCCAGAACCTGCAGCATCAGCCACGCGACGCCCAGCAGATCGCCGATATCGCCCGCGGCGGTTACGTGTTGAAAGACTGCGCCGGTGAGCCTGAGCTGATCCTGATCGCCACCGGTTCCGAAGTAGGCCTGGCCGTTCAGGCGTTCGACAAGCTGACCGAACAGGGCCGCAAGGTCCGTGTCGTGTCGATGCCGAGCACCAGCGTGTTCGACGCCCAGGACGCCGCCTACAAGCAGTCGGTACTGCCACTGCAAGTCGGTGCGCGCATCGCCATCGAAGCCGCTCATGCGGACTTCTGGTACAAGTACGTCGGCCTGGAAGGCCGCGTGATCGGCATGACCACCTACGGTGAGTCGGCGCCGGCCGCCGCGCTGTTCGAGGAATTCGGCTTCACCCTGGACAACATCCTGGGCACCGCCGAAGAGCTGCTGGAAGACTGA
- a CDS encoding ArsR/SmtB family transcription factor: MNVNAPITPQRNDALAALCKASGDPLRLNVLRALASDSFGVLELAQIFDIGQSGMSHHLKVLAQADLVATRREGNAIFYRRALPDSQRLGGRLHTALLEEVDDLALAQDVQARIAQVQQRRAATSQDFFLRVEEKFRAQQDLIAGLPQYRESLLALLDNLSFEAGASALEVGPGDGGFLPDLARRFAQVTAMDNSPTMLELARQVCERNELSNVNLQLADALGVTDVEADCVVLNMVLHHFSDPALALRLLAKRVKAGGSLLVTELCSHDQGWAREACGDLWLGFEQDDLARWADAAGLTPGDSLYVGLRNGFQIQVRHFQRAAGDTQHR, translated from the coding sequence ATGAACGTCAATGCCCCCATCACGCCTCAACGTAACGACGCGCTGGCCGCCCTGTGCAAGGCCAGTGGCGACCCGTTGCGCCTGAACGTGCTGCGCGCACTGGCCAGCGACTCGTTCGGCGTGCTGGAACTGGCGCAGATCTTCGACATCGGCCAGTCGGGCATGAGCCACCACCTGAAAGTGCTGGCCCAGGCCGACCTGGTCGCGACCCGCCGCGAAGGCAACGCGATCTTCTACCGCCGCGCCCTGCCCGACAGCCAGCGCCTGGGCGGCCGCCTGCACACGGCGCTGCTCGAAGAAGTGGACGACCTCGCACTCGCCCAGGACGTGCAAGCACGCATCGCCCAGGTCCAGCAGCGCCGCGCGGCCACCAGCCAGGACTTCTTCCTGCGCGTGGAAGAGAAATTCCGCGCCCAGCAAGACCTGATCGCCGGCCTGCCGCAGTACCGCGAGAGCCTGCTGGCACTGCTCGACAACCTGAGTTTCGAGGCCGGCGCCAGCGCCCTGGAGGTCGGCCCCGGCGACGGCGGTTTCCTGCCTGATCTGGCCCGGCGTTTCGCCCAGGTCACGGCCATGGACAACAGCCCGACCATGCTCGAACTGGCCCGCCAGGTCTGCGAGCGCAACGAATTGAGTAACGTAAACCTGCAGTTGGCCGATGCACTGGGTGTAACGGATGTGGAAGCCGACTGCGTTGTGCTGAACATGGTGCTGCACCATTTCAGCGACCCGGCCCTGGCCTTGCGCCTGCTGGCCAAACGGGTGAAGGCGGGCGGCAGCCTGCTGGTCACCGAGCTGTGCAGCCATGACCAGGGGTGGGCCCGCGAAGCCTGCGGCGACCTGTGGCTTGGCTTCGAACAGGACGACCTGGCCCGTTGGGCCGACGCTGCCGGGCTGACCCCCGGGGACAGCCTCTACGTGGGCTTGCGTAACGGTTTCCAGATCCAGGTCCGACACTTCCAGCGGGCCGCTGGCGACACACAACATCGGTAA
- the metK gene encoding methionine adenosyltransferase — MSEYSLFTSESVSEGHPDKIADQISDAVLDAIIAQDKYARVACETLVKTGVAIIAGEVTTSAWVDLEELVRKVIIDIGYNSSDVGFDGATCAVMNIIGKQSVDIAQGVDRSKPEDQGAGDQGLMFGYASNETDVLMPAPICFSHRLVERQAEARKSGLLPWLRPDAKSQVTCRYENGKVVGIDAVVLSTQHNPEVSQKDLQEAVMELIVKHTLPAELLHKGTQYHINPTGNFIIGGPVGDCGLTGRKIIVDSYGGMARHGGGAFSGKDPSKVDRSAAYAGRYVAKNIVAAGLAERCEIQVSYAIGVAQPTSISINTFGTGKVSDDKIVQLVRECFDLRPYAITKMLDLLHPMYQETAAYGHFGREPQQKTVGDDTFTTFTWERTDRAQSLRDAAGL, encoded by the coding sequence ATGAGCGAATACTCCCTTTTCACCTCCGAGTCCGTGTCCGAAGGGCATCCGGACAAGATCGCCGACCAGATCTCCGACGCAGTCCTGGACGCGATCATCGCCCAGGATAAATACGCCCGCGTAGCCTGCGAGACCCTGGTCAAGACCGGTGTCGCCATCATCGCCGGCGAAGTCACCACCTCGGCCTGGGTCGACCTGGAAGAACTGGTGCGCAAAGTGATCATCGACATCGGCTACAACAGCTCCGACGTCGGCTTCGACGGCGCCACCTGCGCCGTGATGAACATCATCGGCAAGCAGTCGGTGGACATCGCCCAGGGCGTCGACCGCTCCAAGCCGGAAGACCAGGGCGCCGGCGACCAGGGCCTGATGTTCGGCTACGCCAGCAACGAGACCGACGTGCTGATGCCCGCCCCGATCTGCTTCTCGCACCGCCTGGTCGAGCGCCAGGCCGAAGCGCGCAAGTCCGGCCTGCTGCCGTGGCTGCGCCCGGACGCCAAGTCGCAGGTCACCTGCCGCTATGAAAACGGCAAGGTAGTCGGTATCGACGCGGTGGTTCTGTCGACCCAGCACAACCCTGAAGTGTCGCAGAAAGACCTGCAGGAAGCCGTGATGGAGCTGATCGTCAAGCACACCCTGCCAGCCGAGCTGCTGCACAAAGGCACCCAGTACCACATCAACCCGACCGGCAACTTCATCATCGGTGGCCCGGTGGGCGACTGCGGCCTGACCGGCCGCAAGATCATCGTCGACTCCTACGGCGGCATGGCCCGTCACGGTGGTGGCGCGTTCTCCGGCAAGGACCCATCCAAGGTCGACCGCTCCGCCGCCTACGCCGGCCGCTACGTGGCCAAGAACATCGTTGCCGCCGGCCTGGCCGAGCGTTGCGAGATCCAGGTATCCTACGCCATCGGCGTGGCCCAGCCGACCTCCATCTCGATCAACACCTTCGGCACCGGCAAGGTGTCCGACGACAAGATCGTCCAGCTGGTACGCGAGTGCTTCGACCTGCGCCCGTACGCCATCACCAAGATGCTCGACCTGCTGCACCCGATGTACCAGGAAACCGCTGCCTACGGTCACTTCGGCCGCGAACCGCAGCAGAAGACTGTCGGCGACGACACCTTCACCACCTTCACCTGGGAACGCACCGACCGCGCCCAGTCGCTGCGTGACGCTGCCGGCCTGTAA